A genomic region of Pseudomonas sp. KU43P contains the following coding sequences:
- a CDS encoding LOG family protein, with protein MPYQSNEHLFNHFRDSGIDLSKIDEQLQLVAPDSPNLPLYRDMMLTILRMAHDDSDRWSAKITLQALRELDHSFRALQRYKGRRKVTVFGSARTPIEHPMYALARELGATLARSDLMVITGAGGGIMAAAHEGAGSEHSLGFNITLPFEQHANPTVDGTDKLLPFHFFFIRKLFFVKEADALVLCPGGFGTLDEALEVLTLIQTGKSPLVPVVLLDSPGGTFWRDCLDFISRQLQENRYILPSDLKLLRLVYSADDAVEEINQFYSNYHSSRWLKNQFVIRMHHRLSDAALFEIQEGFADLRLSGKYHQHADSGAEHEVGNFSHLTRLTFAFNGRDQGRLRELVDFINLPENWAKPQPMHTTQRAREALKVS; from the coding sequence ATGCCTTACCAATCGAATGAACATCTGTTCAATCACTTCAGGGACAGCGGCATCGACCTGAGCAAGATCGACGAGCAGTTGCAACTGGTCGCGCCTGACAGCCCCAACCTGCCCCTGTACCGCGACATGATGCTGACCATCCTGCGCATGGCCCACGATGACAGTGACCGCTGGAGCGCCAAGATCACCCTGCAGGCGCTTCGCGAACTCGACCATTCTTTCCGCGCCCTGCAGCGCTACAAGGGGCGGCGCAAGGTGACCGTGTTCGGCTCGGCGCGCACCCCGATCGAGCATCCGATGTATGCACTGGCACGCGAACTGGGGGCTACCCTGGCCCGTTCCGATCTCATGGTCATTACCGGCGCCGGCGGCGGGATCATGGCGGCAGCCCACGAAGGCGCCGGGAGTGAGCACAGCCTTGGTTTCAACATCACCCTGCCCTTCGAACAACATGCCAACCCGACCGTGGACGGTACCGACAAGCTGTTGCCGTTCCACTTCTTTTTCATTCGCAAGTTGTTTTTCGTCAAGGAAGCCGATGCCCTGGTGCTTTGCCCAGGTGGCTTTGGCACCCTCGATGAAGCACTCGAAGTATTGACGTTGATTCAGACTGGCAAAAGCCCGCTGGTGCCGGTGGTCCTGCTGGACTCGCCGGGCGGCACGTTCTGGCGCGATTGCCTGGATTTCATCAGCCGCCAATTGCAGGAAAACCGCTACATCCTTCCCAGCGACCTGAAGCTGTTGCGCCTGGTGTACAGCGCTGACGACGCGGTGGAGGAGATCAACCAGTTCTACAGCAACTATCACTCCAGCCGCTGGCTGAAGAACCAGTTCGTGATACGCATGCACCACCGGCTCAGCGATGCCGCGCTGTTCGAGATTCAGGAAGGTTTCGCCGATTTGCGCCTGAGCGGCAAATACCATCAGCATGCAGACAGTGGCGCAGAGCATGAGGTTGGCAACTTCAGCCACCTGACCCGACTGACCTTTGCCTTCAATGGGCGCGATCAAGGCCGCCTGCGTGAGCTGGTGGACTTCATCAACCTGCCGGAGAACTGGGCAAAGCCGCAGCCCATGCATACCACGCAACGAGCACGGGAAGCGTTGAAGGTCAGTTAG
- a CDS encoding quorum-sensing-regulated virulence factor family protein produces MLRLIAPTLSLLLALPLAAQAASKQEFELNKMLQKVAQESSVGTPRAINEDILDQGYTVKDNALINHLSVRAEHAARMQENPAQVRSQLGDSVCRNSGYRNLMSKGAVMVYHFTVYKTNQPFMDQAFDAASCSAGNKKK; encoded by the coding sequence ATGCTGCGTCTTATCGCCCCGACCCTGAGCCTTTTGCTCGCACTGCCACTCGCCGCCCAGGCAGCGTCCAAGCAGGAGTTCGAGTTGAACAAGATGCTGCAGAAAGTTGCTCAGGAAAGCAGTGTCGGCACCCCACGCGCCATCAACGAGGACATTCTCGACCAGGGCTACACCGTCAAAGATAATGCGCTGATCAACCACCTCAGCGTACGCGCCGAGCATGCCGCGCGCATGCAGGAAAACCCGGCACAGGTGCGCAGCCAGCTCGGCGACAGCGTATGCCGCAACAGTGGTTATCGTAACCTGATGTCCAAAGGCGCAGTGATGGTCTACCACTTCACCGTCTACAAGACCAACCAGCCGTTCATGGACCAGGCTTTCGATGCTGCCAGCTGCTCCGCCGGCAACAAGAAGAAGTGA
- a CDS encoding tRNA-uridine aminocarboxypropyltransferase has product MSHAVARLRAERLARSNKPFIARGSRAERCPGCRVIATHCLCAWKPRVQADSGVCLLMHDTEPLKPTNTGWLIADLIEDTSAFGWLRTTVDEGLLALLDDPQWQPYIVFPGEFVAQERVVSEVQRVAGKRPLFILLDATWTEARKMFRKSPYLDRFPVLSLQAEQMSRYRLRRSKRDDHFCTAEVAAMCLELAGDSQASQALDAYLDVFSLHYLSGKRRLPLDEQDDVHQRLHTFL; this is encoded by the coding sequence ATGAGCCATGCGGTAGCGCGCCTGCGCGCCGAACGCCTGGCACGTAGTAACAAACCGTTCATCGCTCGCGGCTCACGTGCCGAGCGCTGCCCTGGCTGCCGGGTCATTGCCACCCATTGCCTGTGCGCCTGGAAGCCGCGCGTGCAAGCCGACTCAGGGGTGTGCCTACTGATGCATGATACCGAGCCATTGAAACCGACCAATACCGGCTGGCTGATCGCCGACCTGATCGAGGACACTTCTGCCTTCGGCTGGTTGCGCACCACGGTGGACGAAGGTCTGCTGGCGCTGCTCGACGACCCCCAATGGCAGCCCTACATTGTCTTCCCCGGTGAATTCGTGGCCCAGGAGCGTGTGGTGAGCGAAGTGCAGCGCGTAGCGGGCAAGCGGCCGCTGTTCATCCTGCTCGATGCCACTTGGACGGAAGCGCGAAAGATGTTTCGCAAGAGCCCGTACCTGGATCGGTTTCCGGTGCTGAGCCTGCAGGCCGAGCAGATGTCGCGCTATCGCCTGCGCCGTTCCAAGCGCGACGACCATTTTTGCACGGCCGAAGTCGCGGCCATGTGTTTGGAGCTGGCAGGCGACAGCCAGGCCTCCCAAGCGCTGGATGCGTACCTGGACGTGTTCAGCCTGCACTATCTCAGTGGCAAGCGCCGCCTGCCGCTGGATGAGCAGGATGACGTCCACCAGCGTTTGCATACCTTCCTATAG
- the erdR gene encoding response regulator transcription factor ErdR produces the protein MATYEILIADDHPLFRSALRQAVTLGLGTDVRLVEVASIAELETRLSEKSDWDLVLLDLNMPGAYGFSGLVLLRGQYPQIPVVMVSAQEEAAVVVKSREFGASGFIPKSSGLEVIQDAVRKVLDGDVWWPPQAFEKVDVSAEAKAASEGLASLTPQQFRVLTMVCEGLLNKQIAYELNVSEATIKAHVTAIFRKLGVRTRTQAALLLQQLESVASS, from the coding sequence ATGGCCACTTACGAAATCCTGATAGCCGATGACCACCCGCTGTTTCGTAGCGCTCTGCGCCAGGCCGTTACCCTCGGCCTGGGCACGGATGTGCGTCTGGTTGAAGTGGCGAGCATCGCCGAGCTGGAAACCCGCTTGAGCGAAAAATCCGACTGGGACCTGGTCCTGCTCGACCTGAACATGCCGGGCGCGTATGGCTTCTCTGGGCTGGTCCTGTTGCGAGGGCAATATCCGCAAATTCCGGTTGTGATGGTTTCCGCCCAAGAAGAGGCTGCGGTGGTGGTCAAGTCGCGCGAATTTGGCGCCAGTGGCTTCATTCCCAAGTCCAGCGGCCTGGAAGTCATTCAGGACGCCGTGCGCAAGGTGCTCGACGGTGACGTCTGGTGGCCACCCCAGGCCTTCGAGAAGGTCGACGTGTCGGCCGAAGCCAAGGCCGCCAGCGAAGGCCTGGCCAGCCTCACGCCGCAGCAGTTCCGCGTGCTGACCATGGTCTGCGAAGGCTTGCTGAATAAGCAGATCGCCTACGAGCTGAATGTGTCGGAAGCGACCATCAAAGCCCACGTGACGGCTATCTTCCGCAAGCTCGGCGTGCGCACCCGGACGCAGGCGGCGCTGTTGCTGCAACAACTTGAATCGGTTGCAAGTAGTTGA
- a CDS encoding diacylglycerol kinase: MSPFKGQTGLKRIFNAAGYSLDGLRAAFKGEAAFRQLVLLNVLLIPIAFWLPVSRAERAIMIAVCLLGLIVELFNSAVEAAIDRISLERHPLSKNAKDMGSAAQLVALTMVALVWGVILL, encoded by the coding sequence ATGTCGCCATTCAAAGGCCAGACCGGCCTCAAACGCATCTTCAACGCCGCCGGCTATTCGCTGGACGGTTTGCGCGCCGCCTTCAAAGGTGAAGCAGCCTTCCGCCAGTTGGTATTGCTCAATGTCCTGTTGATTCCGATCGCCTTCTGGCTGCCAGTCAGCCGTGCCGAACGGGCGATCATGATCGCGGTGTGCCTGCTCGGATTGATCGTCGAGCTGTTCAACTCTGCAGTGGAGGCGGCCATCGACCGAATCTCCCTCGAACGCCACCCGTTGTCGAAGAACGCCAAGGACATGGGTAGCGCCGCGCAGCTGGTGGCGCTGACCATGGTCGCGCTGGTTTGGGGCGTGATTCTGCTTTAA
- the finR gene encoding LysR family transcriptional regulator FinR translates to MRFTLRQLQVFVAVAQHQSVSRAASVLALSQSAASTSITELERQSSCQLFDRAGKRLALNALGHQLLPQAVALLDQAKEIEDLLNGKSGFGSLAVGATLTIGNYLATLLIGSFMQVHPESQVKLHVQNTAHIVHQVAQYEIDLGLIEGDCNHPDLEVQPWVEDELVVFCAPQHPLAKLGRADVERLSHEDWIVREQGSGTRLTFDQAMRHHRANLNIRLELEHTEAIKRAVESGLGISCISRMALRDAFRRGSLVPVETPELDLMRQFYFIWHKQKYQTSAMREFLELCRNFTAGFTRSDEIVLPPIA, encoded by the coding sequence ATGCGATTTACACTTCGTCAGCTCCAGGTCTTCGTTGCCGTAGCCCAGCACCAAAGCGTCTCTCGAGCCGCCAGCGTGCTGGCTTTGTCGCAATCGGCCGCCAGTACATCGATCACCGAGCTTGAGCGGCAATCAAGCTGCCAACTGTTCGACCGCGCGGGCAAGCGTCTGGCCCTCAACGCCCTTGGCCATCAGCTATTGCCTCAGGCAGTTGCACTGCTCGACCAGGCCAAGGAAATTGAAGACTTGCTCAACGGCAAGTCCGGTTTCGGCTCGCTGGCGGTGGGCGCTACGCTGACCATCGGTAACTACCTGGCCACGCTGCTGATCGGCAGCTTCATGCAGGTACACCCGGAAAGCCAGGTGAAACTGCACGTGCAGAACACAGCTCACATAGTGCACCAGGTGGCACAGTACGAAATTGATCTGGGTCTGATTGAAGGCGACTGCAACCACCCGGACCTTGAGGTGCAACCTTGGGTCGAAGACGAGCTGGTGGTGTTCTGTGCCCCGCAACATCCACTCGCCAAGCTTGGCCGGGCCGATGTCGAGCGCTTGTCCCATGAGGACTGGATCGTGCGCGAACAGGGCTCCGGCACGCGCCTGACCTTCGACCAGGCCATGCGTCATCATCGCGCCAACCTGAACATCCGCTTGGAGCTGGAGCACACCGAGGCGATCAAGCGGGCCGTGGAGTCGGGGTTGGGCATCAGCTGCATTTCGCGCATGGCCCTGCGTGATGCATTCCGCCGTGGCAGCCTGGTACCGGTGGAGACACCGGAGCTGGACCTGATGAGACAGTTCTATTTCATCTGGCACAAACAAAAGTACCAGACTTCGGCCATGCGCGAGTTTCTCGAACTCTGTCGCAACTTCACTGCGGGCTTTACCCGCAGTGATGAAATCGTATTGCCGCCTATCGCTTAA
- the fpr gene encoding ferredoxin-NADP reductase, whose protein sequence is MSNMNHERVLSVHHWNDTLFSFKCTRDPGLRFENGQFVMIGLQQDNGRPLMRAYSIASPNWEEHLEFFSIKVPDGPLTSQLQHLKEGDEIIISKKPTGTLVLDDLNPGKHLYLLSTGTGLAPFMSVIQDPETYERFEKVILVHGVRYVNEVAYREFITEHLPQNEFFGEAVRDKLIYYPTVTREPFENQGRLTDLMRSGKLFSDIGLPPINPQDDRAMICGSPSMLDETSEVLDSFGLKISPRMREPGDYLIERAFVEK, encoded by the coding sequence ATGAGCAACATGAACCACGAACGTGTCCTCAGTGTGCATCACTGGAACGACACCCTGTTCAGCTTCAAGTGCACCCGCGACCCGGGCCTGCGCTTCGAGAACGGTCAGTTCGTGATGATCGGCCTGCAACAGGACAATGGCCGTCCGCTCATGCGCGCCTATTCCATCGCGTCGCCGAACTGGGAAGAGCATCTGGAATTCTTCAGCATCAAGGTGCCGGACGGCCCGCTGACTTCCCAGCTGCAGCACCTGAAGGAAGGCGACGAGATCATCATCAGCAAGAAGCCTACCGGCACACTGGTACTTGACGACCTGAACCCAGGCAAGCACCTCTACCTGCTGAGCACCGGCACCGGCCTGGCGCCGTTCATGAGCGTCATTCAGGATCCGGAAACCTACGAGCGTTTCGAAAAGGTGATCCTGGTGCACGGCGTTCGTTACGTGAACGAAGTGGCCTATCGCGAGTTCATCACTGAACACCTGCCGCAGAACGAGTTCTTCGGTGAGGCCGTGCGTGACAAGCTGATCTACTACCCGACCGTGACTCGCGAGCCGTTCGAGAACCAGGGCCGCCTGACCGACCTGATGCGCAGCGGCAAGCTGTTCAGCGACATCGGCCTGCCACCGATCAACCCGCAGGATGACCGTGCGATGATCTGCGGTAGCCCGAGCATGCTCGACGAGACCAGCGAAGTGCTCGACAGCTTCGGTTTGAAGATTTCGCCGCGTATGCGCGAGCCGGGTGATTACCTGATCGAGCGTGCCTTCGTCGAGAAGTAA
- the tsaA gene encoding tRNA (N6-threonylcarbamoyladenosine(37)-N6)-methyltransferase TrmO has translation MQHTVTPVGIVRSCFKEKFAIPRQPQLAPAARGVLELLPPFDQGDAVEGLEQVSHVWLLFLFHQALEDKPRLKVRPPRLGGNKSMGVFATRATHRPNGIGQSVVRLEGVEPGRLLLSGIDLLDGTPVLDIKPYVPYADSIAGASNLMASAAPQAIAVQWGDVALPQARAHALRLGEPLVELIEQCLAQDPRPAYQVPAPERVYGVKFWDVQVRWQYPQADVIRVLEVVRES, from the coding sequence ATGCAGCACACGGTCACACCAGTCGGCATCGTGCGCTCCTGCTTCAAGGAGAAGTTCGCCATTCCGCGCCAGCCGCAGTTGGCGCCCGCGGCACGTGGCGTGCTGGAACTGCTGCCGCCCTTCGACCAGGGCGATGCCGTAGAGGGCCTTGAGCAGGTCAGCCATGTCTGGCTGCTGTTTCTGTTCCATCAGGCCCTGGAAGACAAGCCACGCCTGAAAGTGCGCCCACCGCGCCTGGGCGGCAACAAGAGCATGGGGGTGTTCGCCACCCGTGCGACGCACCGCCCGAATGGCATCGGCCAATCGGTGGTGCGCCTGGAGGGCGTGGAGCCGGGGCGGCTGCTGCTGTCGGGGATCGACCTGCTCGACGGTACACCAGTGCTCGACATCAAGCCCTATGTGCCTTACGCCGACAGCATCGCCGGGGCGAGCAACCTCATGGCCAGCGCTGCGCCTCAGGCAATTGCCGTGCAATGGGGCGACGTTGCCCTGCCCCAGGCCAGGGCCCATGCACTGCGCCTGGGCGAGCCGCTGGTGGAGCTGATCGAGCAATGCCTGGCCCAGGACCCACGTCCGGCCTACCAGGTGCCTGCGCCGGAGCGCGTGTACGGGGTGAAGTTCTGGGATGTGCAGGTCCGTTGGCAATACCCCCAGGCCGATGTGATTCGGGTGCTGGAAGTGGTACGCGAAAGCTGA
- a CDS encoding DUF1456 family protein, protein MNHNDVLRSLRYMLKVNDAKMAEIIALSGLEVNPVVLATYLKKEDEAGFVRCPERVMAHFLDGLVIHRRGKDDSRAPQPVELPVTNNTILKKLRVAFELKEEDLHVILKSVNFPVSKPELSALFRKVGHDNYRPCGDQLLRNFLKGLTLRVRG, encoded by the coding sequence ATGAACCACAACGATGTCCTTCGCAGCTTGCGCTACATGCTCAAGGTGAACGACGCCAAGATGGCCGAAATCATCGCGCTGTCCGGCCTCGAGGTAAACCCGGTGGTGCTCGCCACCTACCTGAAGAAAGAAGACGAGGCAGGTTTTGTACGCTGCCCAGAGCGGGTGATGGCGCACTTCCTCGACGGCCTGGTGATCCACCGCCGCGGCAAGGACGACAGCCGTGCACCGCAACCGGTCGAACTGCCAGTGACCAACAACACCATCCTCAAAAAGCTGCGGGTGGCCTTCGAGTTGAAGGAAGAGGACCTGCACGTGATCCTCAAATCGGTCAACTTCCCGGTGTCCAAACCCGAACTCAGCGCGCTGTTCCGCAAGGTCGGCCATGACAACTACCGCCCGTGCGGCGACCAATTGCTGCGCAACTTCCTCAAGGGCCTGACCCTTCGGGTGCGTGGCTAA
- a CDS encoding rRNA pseudouridine synthase, with the protein MSEPVRLSKRLIEQLGCSRREAELYIEGGWVTVDGIVVEQPQFKVDAQRIALLPGARAETLEPVTLLLNQQAGIDSETARASINLGNLSEAHREGVRPLHGHFARLSCVAPLERGASGLQVYTQDWRVTRKIDADLRKLEQEYIIEVRGETTPQALERLARGATRNDRELPKAKASWQNETHLRLALKNPQPGQISELCAYLRLEVRSMRRIRLGGVAMGKLPLGQWRYLASTERF; encoded by the coding sequence ATGTCCGAACCCGTCCGCCTGTCCAAACGCCTCATCGAGCAGCTCGGTTGCTCCCGCCGCGAGGCCGAGCTGTATATCGAGGGGGGCTGGGTCACGGTCGATGGCATCGTGGTCGAGCAACCACAGTTCAAGGTGGACGCCCAGCGCATCGCGCTGTTGCCAGGCGCCAGGGCAGAAACCCTTGAACCGGTGACCTTGCTGCTCAACCAGCAAGCAGGCATCGACAGCGAGACGGCGCGCGCCAGCATCAATCTGGGCAACCTCAGCGAAGCCCATCGCGAAGGTGTACGGCCGCTGCACGGGCACTTCGCCCGGCTGTCCTGTGTCGCACCGCTGGAACGCGGCGCCAGCGGCCTGCAGGTATATACCCAGGACTGGCGGGTAACCCGCAAGATCGACGCCGACCTGCGCAAGCTGGAGCAGGAATACATCATCGAGGTGCGCGGCGAGACCACGCCGCAGGCTTTGGAAAGGCTGGCGCGCGGGGCAACCCGCAATGACCGGGAGTTGCCGAAGGCCAAGGCCAGCTGGCAGAACGAAACCCACTTGCGCCTGGCGCTGAAGAACCCGCAACCCGGACAGATTTCCGAACTGTGCGCCTACCTGCGCCTGGAAGTGCGCAGCATGCGCCGCATTCGCCTGGGTGGCGTGGCCATGGGCAAACTGCCCCTGGGGCAATGGCGCTACCTGGCCAGCACCGAACGTTTCTAA
- a CDS encoding GNAT family N-acetyltransferase — translation MHSALTLQTPHLTDYPALVQVWEDSVRATHDFLPDAYILLLREHVLRSYLDAVMLICCKDHQRICGFAGVANGRVDMLFVAPAYRGRGVGRRLLRYAIAELNAETLDVNEQNPQALGFYLHEGFEVIGRSETDGLGQPYPLLHMKLIRTTS, via the coding sequence ATGCATTCGGCACTGACGCTGCAAACCCCGCATCTGACAGACTACCCGGCGCTGGTCCAGGTCTGGGAAGACTCGGTACGCGCGACCCACGATTTCCTTCCCGATGCCTACATCCTGCTGTTGCGCGAACATGTCCTGCGCAGCTATCTCGACGCCGTGATGCTCATCTGCTGCAAAGACCACCAACGCATCTGCGGCTTCGCCGGTGTCGCCAACGGCCGTGTCGACATGCTGTTCGTCGCTCCAGCCTATCGCGGCCGGGGCGTCGGCAGACGCCTGCTGCGCTACGCCATCGCCGAGCTCAACGCCGAGACCCTGGATGTCAACGAGCAGAACCCGCAGGCCTTGGGCTTCTACCTGCACGAAGGCTTCGAAGTGATTGGCCGCTCGGAAACCGACGGTTTGGGGCAACCCTATCCCCTGCTCCATATGAAACTGATTCGTACAACGTCCTAG
- a CDS encoding zinc finger domain-containing protein, with protein sequence MQMLRDIRCGNCKRLLARVAGVTQLQIKCSRCGTLNHERALSPEPSPLSDIQAKLFAKVI encoded by the coding sequence TTGCAGATGCTTAGAGACATCCGTTGCGGTAATTGCAAACGACTTCTCGCCCGAGTGGCGGGAGTCACCCAGCTCCAGATCAAGTGCTCCCGTTGTGGGACATTGAATCATGAGAGGGCCCTGAGCCCCGAGCCATCGCCTTTGAGCGACATACAAGCGAAATTATTCGCGAAAGTCATTTAA